The proteins below come from a single Sphingomicrobium sediminis genomic window:
- a CDS encoding polyphosphate kinase 2 family protein, with protein sequence MGIDLTAVPVGASVQGDSEERLTELRAQLRELQLRMVAHGKQLIVLVEGWEAAGKRDFLRDLGCSLDPCRMRTFVTAAKPDSDEKRHWLARFWAELPAAGNSSLFYRSWYRTVIAQKIAGAIDETGLSRGCDEINEFEAQQCDHDTIMVKLFFHMSEDEQARRLEQRWSDPWMRTITHKREDNWAEGRAKLIDGWHAVFEQTDTRWAPWTLVDAEDEKGGRAMALETLVRTLDKALPATPPAAQGDHVVVQFPATGGR encoded by the coding sequence ATGGGGATTGACTTAACCGCAGTACCGGTGGGGGCATCGGTACAAGGTGACAGCGAGGAACGGCTCACCGAGCTGCGCGCGCAGTTGCGCGAATTGCAGCTGCGCATGGTCGCGCACGGCAAGCAGCTGATCGTCCTCGTCGAAGGCTGGGAAGCCGCAGGAAAGCGCGATTTCCTTCGCGATCTCGGCTGCAGTCTCGATCCTTGCCGGATGCGAACCTTCGTGACCGCGGCAAAGCCCGATAGCGACGAAAAACGTCATTGGCTGGCGCGTTTCTGGGCCGAGCTGCCGGCGGCCGGAAATAGCAGCCTGTTTTATCGCAGCTGGTACCGGACCGTCATCGCCCAGAAAATTGCAGGTGCGATCGACGAGACCGGCCTGTCGCGCGGTTGCGACGAAATCAACGAGTTCGAAGCGCAGCAGTGTGACCATGACACCATCATGGTGAAGCTCTTCTTTCATATGAGCGAGGACGAGCAGGCACGCCGGCTCGAACAGCGCTGGTCCGATCCGTGGATGCGGACGATCACGCACAAGCGCGAGGATAATTGGGCCGAGGGGCGCGCCAAGCTGATCGATGGCTGGCATGCCGTTTTCGAACAGACGGATACGCGCTGGGCCCCGTGGACCTTGGTCGATGCCGAAGACGAGAAGGGTGGACGCGCCATGGCGCTCGAGACGCTCGTCCGTACGCTCGACAAGGCGTTGC
- the aspS gene encoding aspartate--tRNA ligase codes for MHAYRTHHCAALNAEAVGENVRLSGWIHRKRDHGGVLFVDLRDHHGITQIVADEDSPALPVLDKLRVESVVTIDGEVKARSEGTVNKNLPTGAIEVFARGITVQSEANELPLPVAGEQDYPEETRLKYRFVDLRRETMHKNIVLRSKVISSLRRRMEAQGFTEFQTPILGASSPEGARDYLVPSRLHPGRFYALPQAPQMFKQLLMVAGFDRYFQIAPCFRDEDLRADRSPEFYQLDFEMSFVTQEDVFQAIEPVLAGVFEEFADGRKVTPAGEFPRIPYKEAMLKYGTDKPDLRNPIEIADVGAHFEGSGFGLFANLISQGKKVRAIPAPGTAEKSRKFFDEMNDWARGEGFPGLGYATRKGGEWGGPIAKNHGSEKMDTLADELGLGPDDGLFFAAGDEKDAAKLAGLARTRVGESLELIPEGEFKFCWIVDFPMFEFDEERQKVDFSHNPFSMPQGEMEALETKDPLDILAWQYDIVCNGYELSSGAIRNHRPDIMYKAFEIAGYSKADVDENFSGMIEAFKLGAPPHGGSAPGIDRIVMLIADEPNIREVIAFPLNQRAQDLMMGAPSLVSDRQLEDVHIQLDLPPEEADDSAPVADVVEDDS; via the coding sequence ATGCACGCTTACCGCACCCATCATTGTGCCGCCCTCAACGCCGAAGCCGTCGGCGAGAATGTCCGCCTGTCGGGCTGGATCCATCGCAAGCGCGATCATGGCGGTGTGCTGTTCGTGGATCTTCGCGATCATCACGGCATCACCCAGATCGTCGCCGACGAAGACAGCCCCGCGCTGCCGGTGCTCGACAAGCTGCGTGTCGAGAGCGTCGTTACCATCGATGGCGAGGTGAAAGCGCGTAGCGAAGGCACGGTGAACAAAAACCTGCCGACGGGCGCGATCGAGGTATTCGCGCGCGGTATCACGGTGCAATCGGAGGCCAACGAGCTGCCCCTGCCGGTTGCCGGCGAGCAGGACTATCCCGAGGAAACCCGTCTCAAGTATCGCTTCGTCGACCTGCGCCGCGAAACGATGCACAAGAATATCGTGCTGCGCTCCAAGGTGATCAGCTCGCTGCGCCGCCGCATGGAAGCGCAGGGCTTCACCGAGTTCCAGACGCCGATCCTGGGGGCATCGAGCCCCGAGGGCGCGCGCGACTATCTGGTGCCTTCGCGCCTGCACCCGGGGCGCTTCTACGCGCTGCCGCAGGCGCCGCAGATGTTCAAGCAGCTGCTGATGGTGGCCGGCTTCGACCGCTATTTCCAGATCGCGCCCTGTTTCCGCGACGAGGATTTGCGTGCCGACCGCAGCCCCGAATTCTACCAGCTCGACTTCGAAATGAGCTTCGTCACGCAGGAAGACGTTTTCCAAGCGATCGAACCGGTGCTGGCGGGCGTGTTCGAAGAATTTGCCGATGGTCGCAAGGTGACCCCGGCAGGCGAGTTCCCGCGCATTCCTTACAAGGAAGCGATGCTGAAGTACGGCACCGACAAGCCCGACCTGCGCAACCCGATCGAGATTGCCGATGTCGGCGCGCATTTCGAAGGGTCGGGCTTCGGCCTCTTCGCCAACCTCATATCGCAGGGCAAGAAGGTCCGCGCCATCCCGGCACCGGGCACGGCCGAGAAGAGCCGCAAGTTCTTCGACGAAATGAATGATTGGGCGCGCGGCGAAGGTTTCCCGGGCCTTGGCTATGCGACCCGCAAGGGCGGCGAATGGGGTGGACCCATCGCCAAGAATCATGGCTCCGAAAAGATGGACACGCTGGCCGACGAACTCGGCCTCGGTCCGGATGACGGCCTGTTCTTCGCTGCGGGCGATGAAAAGGATGCGGCCAAGCTTGCTGGTCTTGCGCGCACCCGCGTCGGCGAAAGCCTCGAGCTCATTCCCGAGGGCGAATTCAAATTCTGCTGGATCGTCGACTTCCCGATGTTCGAGTTCGATGAAGAGCGCCAGAAGGTCGACTTCAGCCACAACCCCTTCTCGATGCCGCAGGGCGAGATGGAAGCGCTGGAAACCAAGGACCCGCTCGACATCCTCGCTTGGCAGTATGACATCGTCTGCAATGGCTACGAACTGAGCTCGGGCGCCATTCGTAACCACCGTCCGGACATCATGTACAAGGCCTTCGAGATTGCCGGCTATTCCAAGGCCGATGTCGACGAGAATTTCTCGGGCATGATCGAAGCGTTCAAACTTGGCGCGCCCCCACACGGCGGTTCGGCACCTGGCATCGACCGTATCGTCATGCTGATCGCCGACGAGCCCAATATCCGTGAAGTCATTGCCTTCCCGCTGAACCAGCGTGCGCAGGACCTGATGATGGGCGCCCCGAGCCTCGTGAGCGATCGCCAGCTCGAGGACGTCCACATCCAGCTCGACCTGCCGCCCGAGGAAGCTGACGACAGCGCGCCGGTCGCCGACGTTGTGGAAGACGACAGCTAA
- the rnd gene encoding ribonuclease D — protein MKIHDLITESASLKDLISRMETAEFVCVDTEFMRENTYWPELCLIQISDGKEAAAIDPLADGIDLDPLLDLLVENREIVKVFHAGGQDLEIFYNLTGKTPFPLFDTQIASMALGYGEQVGYANLVSAVLGHQLDKGARFTDWSRRPLDKRQLDYAIADVTHLAEIFPTLLDKLVSTGRGAWLDEEMARLADPSTFAFAPEDAWKRMKLPSRKPEVLGRLKALAAWREKEARGKNLPRGRIVKDDTLGELANHPPKRQEDLVKIRGLSRGWRDNDIGARLMDTLKDAEPLPKDEMPAKPPRRPGLTKEASLVSDLLKLLLKIRAKESGVAPRLITRAGDLELLAAGVREDLDILQGWRFEEFGRDALDLVEGRLAFAIEDGKLAMTRRGDSK, from the coding sequence ATGAAAATTCACGATCTCATTACCGAGTCTGCGTCCCTAAAAGACCTGATCTCCCGCATGGAAACCGCAGAATTCGTGTGCGTCGACACCGAATTCATGCGCGAAAACACCTATTGGCCCGAACTGTGCCTGATCCAGATTTCGGATGGCAAGGAAGCGGCGGCCATCGATCCACTCGCAGACGGCATTGACCTCGATCCCCTGCTCGACCTGCTGGTCGAGAACAGGGAGATCGTCAAAGTCTTCCATGCCGGCGGGCAGGATCTCGAGATTTTCTACAATCTCACCGGCAAGACGCCCTTCCCGCTGTTCGACACTCAGATCGCCTCGATGGCGCTCGGCTATGGCGAGCAGGTCGGATATGCCAATCTCGTCTCGGCGGTTCTCGGGCACCAGCTCGACAAGGGAGCGCGCTTCACCGACTGGTCGCGCCGTCCGCTCGACAAGCGACAGCTCGATTATGCCATCGCCGATGTGACGCACCTGGCGGAAATCTTCCCCACCCTCCTCGACAAGCTCGTCAGTACGGGCCGCGGGGCCTGGCTGGATGAGGAAATGGCCCGGCTTGCCGATCCGTCGACCTTCGCATTCGCCCCCGAAGATGCGTGGAAACGCATGAAGCTGCCGAGCCGCAAGCCCGAAGTGCTGGGCCGCCTCAAGGCGCTCGCAGCATGGCGCGAGAAGGAAGCGCGCGGGAAAAACCTGCCGCGCGGGCGAATCGTCAAGGACGACACGTTGGGCGAACTCGCCAACCATCCGCCCAAGCGCCAGGAGGATCTGGTCAAGATTCGCGGCCTGTCGCGCGGTTGGCGCGACAACGACATCGGCGCGCGCCTCATGGACACGCTGAAGGATGCCGAGCCGCTGCCCAAGGACGAAATGCCGGCCAAACCGCCGCGTCGTCCCGGCCTCACCAAGGAGGCAAGTCTCGTCAGTGACCTGTTGAAATTGCTCCTGAAAATCCGCGCCAAGGAAAGCGGCGTGGCGCCGCGCCTCATCACGCGGGCCGGCGATCTGGAGCTTCTGGCCGCCGGCGTGCGCGAAGATCTGGACATTCTCCAGGGCTGGAGATTCGAAGAATTCGGGCGCGATGCACTTGATCTAGTTGAAGGTCGCTTGGCCTTTGCGATCGAAGATGGCAAACTGGCGATGACAAGAAGGGGAGACTCCAAATGA
- a CDS encoding I78 family peptidase inhibitor, giving the protein MKWAMIVPAAAMLGACANYPYADDYARLDVLNNPHICEEGDTAGFIGQPASQGLADAVIMETGAGLFRWLRVDGMATTDMLPERVNVTLDNNNVVTRVHCG; this is encoded by the coding sequence ATGAAGTGGGCAATGATCGTACCTGCGGCCGCCATGCTTGGCGCCTGTGCCAACTACCCTTACGCCGATGACTATGCGCGTCTCGACGTGCTCAACAATCCGCATATCTGTGAAGAAGGCGATACTGCCGGCTTCATCGGCCAGCCTGCCAGCCAGGGACTTGCCGACGCGGTGATCATGGAAACGGGCGCTGGCCTCTTCCGATGGCTGCGTGTCGACGGCATGGCGACGACCGACATGCTGCCCGAGCGCGTCAACGTCACGCTCGACAACAATAATGTGGTGACCCGCGTCCACTGCGGCTGA
- a CDS encoding Ppx/GppA family phosphatase, with the protein MIAPLSFGPVGIIDIGSNSVRLVIYGGTERVPSVLFNEKVMAGLGRGLRETGRMDEESMAMALDALARFQLIAKRIKVKRLRTVATAAVREAENGPDFLYAAAKMGLKPALISGEEEAVGAAFGVLSAIPEAKGMVADLGGGSLELAGIARGAIGAVDSLPIGVLRVGTPPDEDMISSHLERALKGMTLGKAAKGQGLYLVGGSFRAIAHLDLLSNKHPLPIAHQHQIDPARLDALEKLAEDADKSELVEKFWVPSQRAPQLPAGLAILRKLIETCEPSHVTVSAYGLREGLLYSELSDAKRQEDPLLAAALEVGRRLGRFGDHGALLDQWIAPVFTSDGKAMARLRLAACLLGDIAWNAHPDFRALRAVDQALHGNWVGVDAKGRAIIGRALFTAFGEDGEFDPQALTLLSKREIARAYAWGRAIRLAQRLSAGTDRLLRQTALKRQDDKVLLVMSEKKYRLYGLAVQKRHEQLAAALKLKAAVAFE; encoded by the coding sequence ATGATCGCGCCGCTCTCCTTCGGTCCCGTTGGGATCATCGACATCGGGTCCAACTCGGTGCGTCTGGTGATCTATGGCGGCACCGAGCGTGTCCCTTCGGTCCTGTTCAACGAAAAGGTCATGGCAGGGCTGGGCAGAGGGCTGCGCGAGACCGGGCGGATGGATGAGGAATCCATGGCGATGGCGCTGGACGCGCTCGCGCGTTTCCAGCTCATCGCCAAGCGCATCAAGGTAAAGCGCCTGCGCACGGTCGCGACGGCGGCGGTACGTGAAGCCGAGAACGGGCCGGACTTTCTCTATGCTGCCGCCAAGATGGGGCTCAAGCCGGCGCTGATTTCGGGTGAGGAAGAGGCGGTCGGCGCGGCATTCGGCGTGCTGAGCGCCATTCCCGAGGCCAAGGGCATGGTGGCCGATCTCGGGGGCGGCAGCCTTGAACTGGCCGGCATTGCTCGCGGCGCGATCGGGGCGGTCGACAGCCTGCCCATCGGTGTCCTTCGTGTCGGCACGCCGCCGGACGAGGACATGATCTCGTCACACCTGGAACGCGCCCTGAAGGGCATGACGCTGGGCAAGGCCGCGAAGGGGCAGGGGCTTTATCTGGTCGGCGGCAGCTTTCGCGCCATCGCGCATCTCGATCTGCTGTCGAACAAGCACCCGCTCCCGATCGCGCATCAGCACCAGATCGATCCCGCGCGACTGGATGCGCTCGAAAAACTCGCCGAAGATGCGGACAAGAGCGAATTGGTCGAGAAATTCTGGGTGCCCTCGCAGCGTGCGCCGCAGCTGCCGGCAGGTCTCGCCATTCTTCGCAAGTTGATCGAGACCTGCGAACCGAGCCATGTGACCGTCTCGGCCTATGGCCTGCGCGAGGGCTTGCTCTACAGCGAATTGTCCGACGCCAAGCGGCAGGAGGACCCGCTTCTCGCGGCGGCGCTAGAGGTTGGGCGGAGGCTTGGACGCTTCGGCGACCATGGGGCCTTGCTCGACCAGTGGATTGCGCCCGTCTTCACCAGCGACGGCAAGGCCATGGCGCGGCTGCGTCTCGCCGCCTGCTTGCTGGGTGATATTGCCTGGAACGCGCACCCCGACTTCCGCGCGCTTCGTGCGGTCGACCAAGCGCTGCATGGCAATTGGGTCGGGGTGGATGCCAAGGGGCGTGCGATCATCGGCCGCGCCTTGTTCACTGCATTTGGCGAGGACGGCGAGTTCGATCCACAGGCACTGACGCTTTTGAGCAAGCGCGAAATTGCGCGGGCTTATGCTTGGGGCCGGGCGATCCGGCTCGCGCAGCGCCTGTCGGCGGGTACGGACAGACTGCTACGCCAGACCGCGCTCAAGCGGCAGGACGACAAGGTGCTGCTCGTCATGTCGGAGAAGAAATACCGCCTTTACGGCCTCGCCGTGCAGAAGCGGCACGAACAGCTTGCCGCCGCCCTCAAGCTGAAGGCGGCGGTAGCGTTCGAATAA
- a CDS encoding RNA degradosome polyphosphate kinase, whose amino-acid sequence MSEADPKVDEAAVSPADIEEFGPERYFNRELSWLEFNRRVLEEAANPAHPLLERLRFLSISGSNLDEFFMVRVAGLKGQQLQEIEERSIDGRNASEQLHDIGIVADDLTAEAQRVWMVLRERLEDEGVNVIHREEMTKREREYLSERFDEEILPVITPQAVDNVNPFPFVPNAGFGLIFNLYDPKTDENIVELLMIPQSLPRFMHLPSRGRAKRVISIESVIREFFDRLFPGFEKREAGAFRVLRDSDIEIEEEAEDLVLTFRSAIKRRRRGRVIRLEMAADTPDSLQTVIREGLEADNALIVESSGLIGISDLAQIIDVDRPDLKFEPYTPRFPERIKEYGGDCFAAIKAKDIVVHHPYETFDVVVSFLRQAAEDPDVVAIKMALYRAGKQSEVIEALAAAAEAGKSVTAVVELKARFDEEQNLYWAARLERAGVQVVYGFFDWKTHAKVSMVVRREGDKMRTYTHWGTGNYHPVTSKIYTDLSYFTASTRAARDAAKMFNLVTGFVQPRGLEMVTLSPNGLRDRILTLIDREIDNAKEGKPAAIWAKMNQLVDKKVIDRLYLASQSGVSIDLIVRGICCLRPGVDGLSENIRVKSIVGRFLEHSRIFVFANGARLPHRKARVYISSADWMPRNFDRRVEHMMPLENPTVHAQVLDQVMIANLIDNEQSWVLGPDGRYERIEPGKRRFNCHHYFMTNPSLSGRGAALAGKRVPKLRLTQRGG is encoded by the coding sequence ATGAGCGAGGCGGATCCGAAAGTCGATGAAGCAGCCGTGTCGCCTGCTGACATCGAGGAATTCGGGCCCGAGCGCTATTTTAACCGCGAACTGTCCTGGCTGGAATTCAATCGTCGCGTGCTTGAGGAGGCCGCCAATCCGGCGCACCCCTTGCTCGAGCGGCTCCGCTTCCTGTCCATCTCGGGCTCCAACCTCGACGAATTTTTCATGGTCCGCGTCGCCGGCCTCAAGGGCCAGCAATTGCAGGAAATCGAGGAGCGCTCGATCGACGGCCGTAATGCAAGCGAGCAATTGCACGACATCGGCATCGTCGCCGACGACCTGACCGCCGAAGCACAGCGCGTGTGGATGGTCCTGCGCGAGCGGCTCGAGGATGAGGGCGTCAACGTCATTCATCGCGAGGAGATGACGAAGCGCGAGCGCGAATATCTGTCCGAGCGTTTCGACGAGGAAATCCTGCCGGTGATCACGCCGCAGGCGGTCGATAATGTGAACCCGTTTCCCTTCGTTCCCAATGCCGGTTTCGGCCTGATCTTCAATCTCTACGATCCGAAGACCGACGAGAATATCGTCGAGCTCCTGATGATCCCGCAATCGCTGCCGCGCTTCATGCACCTGCCGAGCCGCGGCCGCGCGAAGCGGGTCATTTCGATCGAAAGTGTCATCCGCGAATTTTTCGACCGGCTTTTCCCGGGCTTCGAGAAGCGTGAAGCCGGAGCGTTCCGCGTACTCCGCGACAGCGATATCGAGATCGAGGAAGAGGCCGAGGATCTGGTGCTCACCTTCCGCAGCGCGATCAAGCGGCGCCGCCGCGGGCGCGTCATCCGCCTCGAAATGGCAGCGGACACGCCCGACAGCCTGCAAACGGTGATCCGCGAAGGGCTTGAGGCGGATAATGCACTGATCGTCGAGAGTTCGGGCCTGATCGGCATTTCCGATCTCGCGCAGATTATCGATGTCGACCGGCCCGATCTCAAGTTCGAGCCTTACACCCCGCGCTTTCCCGAGCGCATCAAGGAATATGGCGGCGACTGTTTTGCGGCGATCAAGGCCAAGGATATCGTCGTCCATCACCCGTACGAGACGTTCGATGTGGTGGTGTCCTTCCTGCGCCAGGCCGCTGAAGATCCCGATGTTGTCGCGATCAAGATGGCGCTCTATCGCGCGGGCAAGCAGTCCGAAGTGATCGAGGCGCTGGCCGCGGCGGCCGAAGCCGGCAAGTCCGTCACTGCCGTCGTGGAATTGAAGGCACGGTTCGACGAGGAGCAAAACCTCTATTGGGCCGCGCGCCTGGAACGCGCGGGCGTCCAGGTCGTCTATGGTTTCTTCGACTGGAAGACCCACGCCAAGGTCTCGATGGTGGTTCGCCGCGAAGGCGACAAGATGCGGACCTATACCCACTGGGGGACCGGCAACTACCATCCCGTCACCTCGAAGATTTACACCGATCTGAGCTATTTCACGGCATCGACGCGGGCTGCGCGCGATGCCGCCAAGATGTTCAACCTCGTCACCGGCTTCGTGCAGCCGCGAGGCCTCGAGATGGTGACGCTTAGCCCCAACGGCCTGCGCGATCGCATCCTGACGCTGATCGACCGCGAGATCGACAATGCCAAGGAAGGCAAGCCCGCCGCCATTTGGGCCAAGATGAACCAACTGGTCGACAAGAAGGTCATCGACCGTCTCTATCTGGCAAGCCAGTCTGGTGTGTCGATCGATCTCATCGTGCGCGGCATTTGCTGCCTGCGCCCGGGTGTCGATGGGCTGTCGGAAAATATCCGCGTCAAATCCATTGTCGGGCGGTTCCTCGAGCATAGCCGCATCTTCGTCTTCGCCAATGGCGCGCGCCTGCCGCATCGCAAGGCGCGCGTTTACATCTCGTCGGCCGACTGGATGCCCCGCAATTTCGACCGCCGCGTCGAGCATATGATGCCGCTCGAAAACCCGACCGTGCACGCGCAGGTGCTCGACCAGGTCATGATCGCGAACCTGATCGACAATGAGCAGAGCTGGGTGCTTGGGCCCGATGGCCGCTATGAGCGCATCGAGCCGGGCAAGCGTCGCTTCAATTGCCATCATTACTTCATGACCAACCCTTCGCTCTCGGGCCGCGGTGCGGCGCTGGCCGGCAAGCGCGTGCCCAAACTTCGACTGACACAGCGGGGCGGATGA
- a CDS encoding HdaA/DnaA family protein produces MSGQIALPLDWPTEAVDDRLITGAPNAEALAHLAAWKDWPVKATLLTGPRRSGRSLIAHQFVERTGGRLFDDAERHDEEALFHAWNRAQEEGRPLLIVASEAPPHWEVALPDLSTRLNATPVARIEAPDDAMMAALFELHFADRGLFLPPEAQRYLVERASRGYYEAERLVEQIDRFAIANRARLTVPTIRRALEQRGEAA; encoded by the coding sequence ATGAGCGGGCAGATCGCGCTACCTCTCGACTGGCCCACCGAGGCCGTCGACGACCGGCTGATTACGGGCGCGCCCAATGCCGAAGCGCTCGCGCATCTGGCCGCGTGGAAAGACTGGCCGGTAAAAGCGACTTTGCTCACCGGTCCGCGCCGGTCGGGTCGCAGCCTGATCGCGCATCAATTCGTCGAACGCACCGGTGGACGGCTCTTCGACGATGCCGAACGGCATGACGAGGAAGCGCTCTTCCATGCCTGGAACAGAGCGCAGGAAGAGGGGCGTCCGCTCCTGATCGTTGCCAGCGAAGCGCCGCCGCACTGGGAGGTCGCGCTTCCCGACCTTTCGACCCGTCTCAATGCGACGCCCGTGGCCCGTATCGAAGCGCCCGACGATGCCATGATGGCGGCCCTGTTCGAACTGCATTTCGCCGACCGCGGCCTGTTCCTGCCGCCCGAGGCGCAGCGTTATCTGGTCGAGCGTGCCTCGCGTGGCTATTATGAAGCCGAACGCCTCGTGGAACAGATTGACCGTTTCGCCATTGCCAATCGGGCAAGGCTGACGGTCCCGACCATCCGCCGGGCATTGGAGCAACGAGGCGAGGCGGCATGA
- a CDS encoding heavy-metal-associated domain-containing protein — translation MKRFPRLLMVLLPLFALVGYAAAQMESGNRGILPRDNAQVFEVSGIEVDVAGTDPDDARYNGWRLAQREAFRRLWARNNGRPPSQAPSIGDAALDRLVSAVVVEREQIGPERYIATLGVEFDRARTASRLGVIGQRRRSPPFLLIPVTISGGTAMTVEQRNPWQRAWAELGTGDSAIDYVRVSGLGSDPLLVNAAVTRRPGTEWWTNVADLYGVTNILIAEVTLKRAYPGGPAEARFVAYAGRSREAIGSFTMTARNSEDVQRMMREAAVEMDRLYQRAFRRGDLRADRSIVIERAPETVETTAPPPAVYQVQIAAPSSAVLNGALLQLRSTPGVDQVTEMSLAAGGISSVLVTYRGEISALRAALLARGWSATYAGGVLRLQPAARAPLPPPPPPQAPIVEGEAQPEIGEPVPIEPRRVVRPNQRRNRR, via the coding sequence GTGAAACGCTTTCCCCGCCTTTTGATGGTGCTGCTGCCCCTGTTTGCACTGGTTGGCTATGCCGCCGCGCAGATGGAGTCGGGCAACCGTGGCATCCTGCCGCGCGACAATGCGCAGGTGTTCGAAGTGAGCGGGATCGAAGTCGATGTCGCGGGCACCGACCCCGATGACGCGCGCTACAATGGCTGGCGGCTCGCGCAGCGCGAGGCATTCCGTCGTCTTTGGGCGCGCAACAATGGCCGTCCGCCCTCGCAGGCACCGTCGATCGGCGATGCGGCCCTCGACCGTCTCGTTAGCGCTGTGGTCGTCGAACGCGAGCAGATCGGGCCGGAACGCTACATTGCGACGCTCGGCGTCGAATTCGATCGCGCCCGAACTGCCTCGCGCCTCGGCGTGATCGGCCAGCGTCGTCGTTCGCCACCCTTCTTGCTCATCCCGGTGACCATCAGTGGCGGCACTGCGATGACGGTCGAGCAGCGTAATCCATGGCAGCGTGCCTGGGCCGAGCTCGGTACGGGCGATAGTGCGATCGACTATGTGCGGGTTTCCGGGCTTGGCTCCGATCCGTTGCTCGTCAATGCAGCCGTGACGCGCCGCCCCGGCACCGAATGGTGGACGAATGTCGCCGATCTCTATGGCGTCACCAATATCCTGATTGCCGAGGTGACATTGAAGCGCGCCTATCCCGGTGGTCCGGCCGAAGCACGTTTCGTTGCCTATGCCGGGCGCAGCCGTGAGGCGATTGGCAGCTTTACGATGACCGCGCGCAATAGCGAGGACGTGCAGCGCATGATGCGCGAAGCGGCGGTCGAAATGGACCGCCTCTACCAACGCGCGTTCCGTCGCGGCGATCTGCGCGCCGACCGGTCGATCGTTATCGAACGCGCGCCCGAGACGGTTGAGACAACCGCACCGCCGCCTGCCGTCTATCAAGTCCAGATCGCAGCGCCGTCTTCGGCAGTACTGAATGGCGCGCTCCTGCAGCTTCGTTCGACGCCGGGCGTCGATCAGGTCACCGAGATGAGCCTAGCCGCCGGTGGCATCAGTAGCGTGCTCGTTACCTATCGCGGTGAGATCAGCGCGCTGCGTGCTGCGCTGCTCGCCCGAGGATGGTCCGCGACGTACGCAGGCGGAGTGCTTCGCCTCCAGCCTGCCGCGCGCGCGCCACTGCCGCCGCCGCCACCGCCGCAGGCGCCGATCGTGGAGGGAGAGGCGCAGCCCGAAATTGGCGAGCCGGTGCCCATCGAACCGCGCCGCGTCGTCCGCCCCAACCAGCGCCGCAACAGGCGATGA
- the purM gene encoding phosphoribosylformylglycinamidine cyclo-ligase has protein sequence MSEKTGLSYADAGVSIDEGNKLVKRIAPLARSTARPGADGALGGFGGLFDLKAAGFEDPILVAANDGVGTKLKLALEMGNHAGVGIDLVAMCANDLIVQGAEPLFFLDYYATGKLDNDVAETVVASIAEGCRQAGCALIGGETAEMPGMYEGEDYDLAGFCVGAAERGRLIDASKVRPGDVLLGLASTGVHSNGFSLVRRIIEREGWDLHSTFLEDERSLGEALLAPTRIYVRPLLDPIRDGHIHALAHITGGGLLENLPRSLPEGCHAHVDATKWDRPALFAKLQEGGNVAEEEMVRTFNCGIGMVAIVPADIAEDLELHFGREGIETHVIGEVREGQRGCTVTGEGWSATHDA, from the coding sequence ATGAGCGAAAAGACGGGTCTATCCTACGCCGATGCCGGCGTTTCCATCGACGAGGGCAACAAGCTGGTCAAGCGCATCGCCCCGCTGGCGCGGTCGACCGCGCGGCCGGGTGCCGACGGCGCGCTGGGGGGCTTTGGCGGCCTGTTCGACCTCAAGGCCGCAGGCTTCGAGGATCCGATCCTCGTCGCCGCCAATGACGGGGTTGGGACCAAGCTGAAGCTGGCGCTGGAAATGGGCAATCATGCGGGCGTCGGCATCGACCTTGTCGCCATGTGCGCCAACGACCTCATCGTGCAGGGCGCCGAGCCGCTCTTCTTCCTCGATTATTATGCGACCGGAAAACTCGACAATGATGTCGCCGAGACCGTCGTCGCCTCGATCGCCGAGGGCTGCCGCCAAGCCGGCTGTGCGCTGATCGGCGGGGAAACCGCGGAAATGCCGGGCATGTATGAGGGCGAGGATTATGACCTTGCCGGTTTCTGTGTCGGTGCCGCCGAACGCGGCCGCCTTATCGACGCCAGCAAAGTCAGGCCCGGCGACGTCCTGCTCGGCCTTGCTTCGACCGGCGTCCATTCAAACGGCTTCTCGCTGGTCCGCCGGATCATCGAACGCGAAGGCTGGGATTTGCATTCCACCTTCCTTGAGGACGAGCGCAGCCTTGGCGAAGCACTGCTCGCACCCACGCGCATCTACGTCCGCCCCCTGCTCGACCCGATCCGCGACGGCCACATCCATGCGCTGGCACATATTACCGGTGGCGGCCTGCTCGAAAACCTGCCGCGCAGCCTGCCCGAAGGCTGCCATGCGCATGTCGACGCCACCAAATGGGACCGCCCGGCCTTGTTCGCGAAACTCCAGGAAGGCGGTAATGTCGCCGAAGAGGAAATGGTTCGCACCTTCAATTGCGGCATCGGCATGGTCGCCATCGTGCCCGCCGACATCGCCGAGGATCTTGAACTGCATTTCGGTCGCGAGGGCATCGAAACGCACGTGATCGGCGAGGTCCGCGAAGGCCAGCGCGGTTGCACCGTCACCGGCGAGGGCTGGTCGGCCACTCATGACGCCTGA